Proteins co-encoded in one Callospermophilus lateralis isolate mCalLat2 chromosome 2, mCalLat2.hap1, whole genome shotgun sequence genomic window:
- the Lcn10 gene encoding epididymal-specific lipocalin-10, producing the protein MRPGLVLVLLVALTLAVGSQPQKNFPKESNALNWGKFSGFWYILAVATNARGFVPAPDKRKLGASVVKVHRGGHLRVVIAFSRSQGCQSQELILRKDKKKPVFRNTLKGVKGFHVLSTDYSYGLVYLRLGRAERNYKNLMLFGRQNISSFLSLREFLDTCAILKLTEEATILPKDASCAHTLLP; encoded by the exons ATGAGGCCCGGGCTGGTGCTAGTGCTGCTGGTGGCACTAACCCTGGCTGTGGGGTCCCAGCCCCAGAAAAATTTCCCTAAGGAGTCCAACGCCCTCAACTGGGGCAAG TTCTCAGGGTTCTGGTACATTCTTGCGGTGGCCACTAATGCCCGGGGCTTCGTGCCGGCCCCAGACAAGAGGAAGCTGGGGGCATCTGTGGTGAAGGTGCACCGAGGAGGCCACCTGAGGGTGGTCATCGCCTTCAGCAG GTCCCAGGGCTGCCAGTCCCAGGAGCTGATCCTGAGGAAAGACAAGAAGAAGCCGGTGTTCAGGAATACCT TGAAGGGGGTGAAGGGCTTCCACGTGCTGTCCACTGACTACAGCTACGGCCTGGTGTACCTCCGCCTGGGGCGTGCCGAGCGCAACTACAAGAACCTGATGCTCTTTG GAAGACAGAACATCTCCAGCTTCCTGAGTCTGCGGGAATTCCTGGACACCTGTGCCATCCTGAAGCTCACCGAGGAGGCCACCATCCTCCCCAAAGATG CGTCCTGCGCACACACCCTCCTGCCCTGA
- the Lcn6 gene encoding epididymal-specific lipocalin-6: MRVLQLGSLLVLVFMPSTQLVWLGRLNPKQLLGPWYLLAVASHEKGFMVEKNTKYVEGVMVTLTPENNLKVLSTRHGLDGCTQNAMELSRQSSRWVFENPALGVLQYRVLGTNFRDYAIVLTQMEVEEEAFNMLELYSRMEMASQEALQLFTKWSRNLGFLSQQQAQLQKDFTCARRILQVSHQLGGL; this comes from the exons ATGAGGGTGCTGCAGCTGGGCTCTCTGCTAGTGTTGGTCTTCATGCCCAGCACCCAGCTGGTGTGGCTAGGAAGACTGAATCCCAAGCAG CTTCTTGGGCCCTGGTACCTCCTTGCCGTGGCCTCCCACGAGAAGGGCTTCATGGTGGAGAAGAACACAAAATACGTAGAAGGCGTCATGGTGACTCTCACCCCAGAAAACAACCTGAAGGTGCTGTCCACCCGGCATGG GCTGGACGGGTGCACCCAGAACGCGATGGAGCTGTCCAGGCAGAGCTCCCGATGGGTGTTTGAGAACCCCG CCCTGGGTGTGCTGCAGTACCGGGTGCTGGGCACCAACTTCAGAGACTACGCCATTGTCCTGACCCAGATGGAGGTCGAGGAGGAGGCCTTCAACATGCTGGAGCTGTACA GTCGGATGGAGATGGCCAGCCAGGAGGCCCTGCAGCTCTTCACCAAATGGAGCAGGAACCTGGGCTTCCTATCCCAGCAGCAGGCCCAGCTGCAGAAGGACT TCACCTGTGCACGCAGGATCCTCCAGGTGAGCCACCAGCTGGGGGGGCTGTAG